One Acidobacteriota bacterium genomic window carries:
- a CDS encoding citrate transporter, whose amino-acid sequence MTALFIILIFLCYAALMLTRRMPAILAVPAMAVTMALAARTPLAQILNDVIVGGARRLVDAYLMVLAGALLGRVVMQTGIAEGLIKRAAEFGGDRPLAVAVMLMLAVALLFTTLTGLGAIIMVGGLTLPIMMSLGVPRKLTGVLFLLAYGAGFVFNIAAWGLYQKTLKLEAQSIGQFASVLFAIDVSLIIVFLVYAARRISAYGAWAVAVDDIAAKRDVPLYTLLVPLLPLALHKGLGWPVMPAFLASAVLAVLLTRPRELVQQLASAAVKGLEDVAAAIILMIGIGMLLNTTEIPAIKGALAPLVQGINFRSPLVYVAFFGLLSPLALYRGPLNFYGVGIGVYSLLSALGLLPPAALVAAVMSVAQVQTVSDPTNTHNVWVANYVGMRVEEITRATLAWKVAVCVLGLVAGSMLYLR is encoded by the coding sequence ATGACTGCCCTATTCATCATCCTCATCTTCCTTTGCTATGCCGCGCTGATGCTGACGCGCCGTATGCCTGCGATCTTGGCCGTGCCCGCGATGGCCGTGACGATGGCGTTGGCCGCGCGCACCCCGCTCGCGCAAATTCTGAACGATGTAATCGTGGGCGGCGCGCGGCGTTTGGTGGACGCCTATCTGATGGTATTGGCGGGGGCCTTGCTGGGCCGCGTTGTGATGCAGACCGGCATTGCCGAAGGGCTGATCAAGCGCGCGGCGGAGTTTGGCGGCGACCGTCCGTTGGCCGTCGCGGTAATGCTGATGCTGGCGGTGGCGTTGCTGTTCACGACGCTGACCGGCTTGGGCGCGATCATTATGGTGGGCGGGTTGACGCTGCCGATCATGATGAGTCTGGGTGTGCCGCGTAAACTGACCGGTGTGCTGTTTTTGCTGGCTTACGGCGCGGGTTTCGTCTTCAACATTGCGGCCTGGGGGCTGTACCAAAAGACGCTCAAACTCGAAGCGCAGAGCATCGGCCAATTCGCGAGCGTGCTGTTCGCCATTGATGTTTCGCTGATCATCGTCTTTTTGGTTTATGCCGCACGCCGCATCAGTGCGTATGGCGCGTGGGCGGTGGCCGTTGACGACATTGCGGCCAAACGCGACGTGCCGCTGTATACGCTGCTCGTGCCGCTCTTGCCGCTGGCCTTGCACAAAGGTTTGGGCTGGCCGGTGATGCCGGCGTTTTTGGCGAGCGCGGTGCTGGCTGTGTTGTTGACGCGCCCGCGCGAATTGGTGCAGCAACTTGCCAGCGCGGCGGTGAAAGGTTTGGAAGACGTGGCGGCGGCAATCATCCTGATGATCGGCATCGGGATGCTGCTCAATACGACAGAAATTCCCGCCATCAAAGGCGCGCTCGCGCCGTTGGTGCAAGGTATCAACTTCCGCTCACCGCTGGTGTATGTGGCGTTCTTTGGCTTGCTCTCGCCGCTGGCCTTGTATCGCGGGCCGCTCAATTTTTACGGCGTCGGCATCGGCGTGTATTCGCTGCTGAGCGCGCTGGGACTGTTGCCGCCCGCCGCGTTGGTGGCGGCGGTGATGAGTGTCGCGCAGGTGCAAACCGTCAGCGATCCGACCAATACGCACAACGTCTGGGTGGCGAATTATGTCGGCATGCGCGTCGAAGAAATCACGCGTGCGACGCTGGCGTGGAAAGTGGCGGTCTGTGTGTTGGGATTGGTGGCTGGCAGCATGTTGTATTTGCGCTAG